One Streptomyces sp. NBC_00102 DNA segment encodes these proteins:
- a CDS encoding TetR/AcrR family transcriptional regulator, which translates to MAKAREGNGVPVPQRLLAAATRLFAEQGYDRTSVQEIVEAAGVTKGALYHYFGSKEDLLHEVYARVLRLQQERLDAFADADEPVEKRLRDAAADVVVTTIENLDDASIFFRSMHHLSPEKNKQVRVERRRYHERFRALIEEGQRTGVFSHASPADLVVDYHFGSIHHLSTWYRPDGPLTKQEVADHLADLLLRALRP; encoded by the coding sequence ATGGCCAAGGCTAGGGAAGGGAATGGGGTTCCCGTTCCCCAACGGCTGCTGGCCGCCGCCACCCGCCTCTTCGCGGAACAGGGGTACGACCGCACCTCGGTGCAGGAGATCGTCGAGGCCGCAGGGGTCACCAAGGGAGCCCTCTACCACTACTTCGGCTCCAAGGAGGACCTCCTCCACGAGGTCTACGCCCGGGTGCTCCGCCTCCAGCAGGAGCGCCTCGACGCCTTCGCCGACGCCGACGAACCGGTGGAGAAGCGGCTGCGCGACGCCGCCGCCGACGTGGTCGTGACGACCATCGAGAACCTCGACGACGCGTCCATCTTCTTCCGCTCCATGCACCACCTGAGCCCGGAGAAGAACAAGCAGGTACGCGTCGAACGCCGCCGCTACCACGAGCGCTTCCGCGCCCTGATCGAGGAGGGACAGCGGACCGGTGTCTTCTCCCACGCCAGCCCCGCCGACCTCGTCGTCGACTACCACTTCGGTTCGATCCACCACCTCTCGACCTGGTACCGCCCCGACGGGCCGCTCACCAAGCAGGAGGTCGCCGACCACCTCGCGGACCTGCTGCTGCGGGCGCTGCGCCCGTAG